AATAAGGTCTCCATGTCTATAGTAAATAAACAACTCAGGAGGGGACTCCCAGGAATCGCAAATGTAGTTGTTCATTATTCTGGAGTAGGCACTTGAAACATATTAATATGGGTTGATAATGCAGTGTAGTCACAGTGACGTTGTCCATTGAACTCAAACTCTAATTTGCTCTTGAGTCATTGTTGAAGGCATGTTTGTCTCATCATGCTGTATCTCTGTATAGAAATGTCCAACTGTCTCCTATGTATTTGTGCACAACTGTCTGTCTCTTAATAACACCTTTTCAGTTCCGTGGGGAgtgtttttgattgatttgtagGTTTAAAACCATCCTCTTGGCCCTTTGGGCTCGTGGGAATCCCTGGATATGGATAGCTTGCCCCCTGAGAATACATTGCCAGAGGATTTTTTTCTCGTCAGCATTAGTAATCACCAGCTGAAAAGCTCTAGAAGCTTGAATTTCTTGcccatttttttctgctgccatCACCCAAAGTGTGCAAAATGTCTCCAAACCCAAGAAGAAGCAGAGGATTTTTTTCCACCCACCATCCCACGTTTGTCCCTTTTTTGCCACATCAATTTAAGTATTTTTGGAtcaattttttcttttctggctGTTTATATCCccgtttctttcttttatttggtTAAAccaattaataaaaaataaaaaaaaaatccccaaaggACTCTATTGCATCCACCATCAGTAATGTTTAGCAGTCTGGCGGAGCTAAAGATGTCTCAGAAAAGGAATGTCGTAGGAAGACAAGTGTCTCTGGGCGACCCACCCCCCTTTTCCTCTTATCTCACGGATCAAGTGTTCCTTCAGGACTCCATACCACCACGGAGACATCCTACCAGCAGTGCGCTCAAGAGGGAGACAACTTTTCAGCCACCTCAGGTAAAGGAAGTACAAAGGGCTTGTTAGTACAGTTGAAATGACCACTTAAGGACTCAAGATATGTATGTGGAGGCTTACTGCTCATTTCAAATGCCCATCAGTCGTAAGTAAGACATTCTCATTGATTGAGATTCTTTCTCCAGACAAGGACTGTCTCTGAAGAATGCAACACACAGGGAGTACCATctaatagaaaattaaattaatagaaattaaattcTTTTACCACACAAAGAACAGGACAGTCAAAGAACAGAGCATAGTTGTGAAAAGTCCCTCCCTCTTTTGCTGAGTGTTATGAAGAAGCAGAATTTAAGTCACATTGAGGACGTGGACATTTGTCTGCAGCGCCATGGTTGACTGGGGTTCATGTTTGCACATGGTCTATTTCATCTGAAGAACGCTGCTGCCCCAAAATGTCAGTGTACCCTTCTCTCCCTAGTCCCAGTTTTGCCTCTAATGTAATCGTTGTTATTACATGAGGTTTTTGAATTTATGGACACATTCAAAGCACAGGAAGAAGTCACTTGTAAGTCACATAGCAAGTTctattatgtaaaaaaaaaaaaggggggggtgGCGGGCAGGATTCTTGGTATTGGCTTTACATGTGCAGACATGATAGAAAGCTTGAAGTGAATTGACGTAgggtttctgtttctgatgtgTTGCTGTGCTCTGTCTTGTCAGGGAGAGTCCTGTTGGCCTTGAAGAGAACCAGCTGCTGGGTTCAAAGGTTGAAACGTCATCACTCAAGACACATACCAGCATTACTATGACCAACCATGGAGATGACTGCTACTTCTTTTACTATTCCACCTGCACTAAAGTAAGCAAAGTTTGATCACAAAGCTCACATATACACATGTTGTGTAACCAGTTGAAAAGTTATGTGTGACCAGAACTACGAGTAGGGTCTCAACGTGTTTTATTTATCATGCAGGGAGACAGCTGTCCCTTCAGACACTGTGAAGCAGCTATGGGCAATGAGACCGTCTGCAACCTCTGGCAGGAGGGACGCTGCTTCCGCACCGTCTGCAAGTTTCGGCACATGGAGATCACAGTAAGCCCAATTTAACCAGTCCTTTTAaactgaggaaagaaaaataaatccttcAAGCTTTGCCCACTcgaggctgtgtgtgtcttgaaTGGCCATTACCGAAGGGTAGAAAAATTCTCTTAATAAACCTGGGCCAGGAGCTCCACTCCTGCCTTTGGACCTGTTGAGAGGAACACTTAATGCACAGTAGAGACAATGACACAACAAAACACGACAAgtaagattagattagattagattagattcaactttattgtcattacacctgtacagtacaaggcaatgaaatgcagtttggcatctaaccagaagtgcaatttcCATCTTTACAATGAACACACTTCACAAAAGGCTGGCATTAATATTAACTTACATAAATGCCTGTTGCTTAAAACAAGAATTGAAATGTCTGTAGATTGTTAGTTAGCTTCATCCGTAGTGtaggtgtctctctctctctctctctctctctctctctctctctagatatagatatagatatatatacatatatatatttagatttagatttttgaaCTTTGCAATACGTTGAAATTCTTGCCTTGAAGATGAGGCTGAATGAATATGGACTCTTCCTCCATAATATCAGAAATGTTAGCTCCACCATTGCCATCCAAAGTAACGACGATACCATGTCTTCAGGCTATAGACTTTAGTCTTTTCTGTTTAATCATGATACCATAATTTGTTTGAGGAAACAATCACACGATCACTAGAATTACAATTGTAAATCCTAAAAAAATCTTTGCATTATTTGCTGCTTTGAATTCAGTTGTGTTGTTGAATGTATTGGGACACATTTTATGCATATAGATTTGATTGAGATGTGCTCGGCCCCTCATGGTGTTCCATGTTGTTTATCTGTTtcttcaaaacagaaaaaccgGAAGGAGATATCTTGTTATTGGGAGAACCAAACAGCTGGCTGCCAGAAGCCGCACTGTGCCTTCTTCCATGAAAAGCCCCGCTACATTGATGGCATGTTTGTCCCGGCTGATAAAAGTGAGTGGGCtttgtttaaacacacaaaaacaaaacacattgtAGATGGTTGAAATTGTACGTCCACCTGTGAAGCACAGTGATGATAATTGATGTAATACTCTCAGTTCAAAGCAAGACCGTGGAACAGCCGCATGAGGAACCAGTTCCCCTGCCAGCTGCGCCTCTTCCTACTGCAGCCAATCCCCAGCTCAGAGGTGTCATCAAAACAGAAGCCCAGGAGCCAGTACCGAGCCCCACACACCCACCAGTGGTGATTAATCcagcagatgatgatgaggatgaagatggtgaGCTTGATTTGATCTCAGCATTccttctttgtttcatttagtGCTCACTTGAGAAAGGATGTACCTTGTGGTCTTAAcatgtgtctttgtttccaGACCAATTctcagaggagggagaggatggcAAGGTCGGCCCATCTCCTAGAAAACTACCCAAATCAGGTAAGATTGTGGCAAGAGACTAAATTTTGGGAACATAATTTGTCGTAATTTGTGACCAACGCTGTACCGCTCCCAAATCTTGTGTTTATGGGGTAATGTATTGTCTTAACAGATGACTCACTGAACTTTGGCGTGAGTACCCTGGAGGAGATCCGGCTGAGGAAGGCCCTAAAGGCCAGCATGAAGAGAGCTGGTTACCCAATCCAGAATGCTGATACCTCAGCCAacggagaaaaagaaaacatccagtCGTTTTTCCGACCAGCCCTCCTTGAGGCGAGAGATGGTAAAAAGCAGGAATTTCTCATATTGTCAGATTTTAGGGAGTTGGATACCAAACTCTGCATCAAGTCCCCCAGTtgttacatatttatttttttattacatctCTCTTTCTAATGGTATTCTGGAATATAATTTTAGCATAAATGCCAGCATAAATCTATGTATGACAAGATTCAGGAAGGGGAAACGTATATTTGTTTTCGTTTGAGATTTGTTAGAGAACCTTTAATGTTgaactaataaaaaaaagcacatggtCCCTCTTTTAAATAGATCCACTTGACTTTGAAGAAACTGGGAGACCAAGAGTCAGTGTGGCTGAAAGGCTTGGAAGGAAGATACCCAAAACTGGTAGATATGCACTCCTGTTACACGTTATCAACAGAGTTCGTTCCGGTGTCAATAATTATCTTAAGAGTACAAATTAGAAGGTCATGACTTGTCTTTGCTGTAGATGTAATGAGTGGAGAAGGTGTCCCACTGAAAAGGAGTCTGGCTGCACGTCTGGGCAAAGTTGTGGATGAGGAAGAGTCACTAATGCCCCCTCAGAAAGGTGAGTCTTGGGACCTATCAGAAAATACTCAGTCGGTATCCAGTGAACATCAACTGTAGCCCTTCTACTTGAAATTTTGCTGATTATAGATGTTGAAAGatgttctggtgtgtttttttcacaaatgCAGAATTGCTATTTACCAAGTAAATTGGAAAGCAATTTTGTTACTATGAAATGTGTCCTGTTGTTGTGATAAGACTCATAATTTGTAAATTCTAGAGTGAATGATATGTCTACtaaaacctttttctttcttctgcagTTTTTAAGCCCATGAAGGAAAGACTTGGTTTTTCTGCTGGCTCTGTTGCAACCACTCAACCAGGTAATGAGCCTGAAGattattttgcttgaaaatatatttatcatgCACAGTAATTAAAACATTGCTAATTGTTGTTCCCCAACTCCCCCAACAGCTGAGACCAACAACGAGTCAAAGAAAGATCCTGAGCAGATCCGCATCAAAACTCTGGAGGAGATCAGACAGGAGAAGGCAGCAAAGTCTCAGTCTCAGAGCCAAAATGATGGCCTTTCAGCTCCAGAAGTTAACATAACCAAAACCACCAAGGGTGTCAAGCGGgctgtcacagtcacagacgACTCCACCAGCCACATCAAAACGTTCTCAGAGATCCTTTACGccaagaagaaaaagcagcaggaggagcagaacCACAGCCCTAAGAAGGCCAAGCACACTGAGGAGAAAGCTCGAGGGAAGAGCCAAGGAGAGCCTGACAAAGATGGGCCTGGTCCTGAGGCTACAAGCGTGGAAGGAGTTAGAGTAAAGACCTTGGAGGAGATCCGTAGGGAGAAGGCAGCAAGGATTCAGGCTCAGCAGACCCTGGaggttgaagaaaaaaagaattctgTTACGGAGGAGAATGGTGCTAAGAAGCCTCGCCTACTGCGCATCAGGAAACCTCAATGTATGCAGAATAGTTGTCAATTCTATTATTATAGATGTCTTTCagatttaattacattttacatgtcTTGTTTTTGAATTTCTAACATGAATTTTTATGTTGAACTCAGCAGGCAACGCCACAACAGAGAAGAGCACTGACGAGATAGTGAAGCCACTGGAAACTGCTGCTCCTGTGGTATGAACTGAAAGATGCTGCAGTATTGGCTGTCGTTGCTTGCTATTCTGTTGACTCTGGGtgatggtcattttgtgtctctttctaGACCGGTGCTCCCAACAGTAACAATGTCGAAGTCAAGACCTTCGAGGAGATCATGCGGGAGAAACGGCTTCGCAAACAGGAACTGGAGGAACAGGCCAAAAGTGAGGCTGAAGCTGAGCCTCCTCAGACACAGACGGCTAAAGGAACCCTGAAGAGGACAGTTCCTGCCAAAGTCAGTGTTTCATCACCAGGCTCTTCATCCCCTTCCTCTACCACTCTGGCCCCTGACACTACCCTCGCCACACAAAAGCTCCCTGTCCGTAAGCAGATCCCCCTCAAATCCAAGGCTGCTTCACCTCGGAACAGCACTACTATTCCTGGTAAAAGAGGTACAGTCTCTGTGAAGCAGAGCTCATCTCCACCGCAGGCTGAGACAGAGTCCCGCTCACAGAGCCCCAGCAACTCCAGGGAGGTTCCAGACAAAAATACAAGGAACTCCACCACACAGTCAGCAGACAAGCAGGCCAGAGCAACTCCTGAGGGTCCCACTGCAGAGGTCCCTACAGCTGATAAAGCACTGAAATCCCCGGAACACGCTATAGACACCAAAGGTATCTATAATGCTGTGATTCATTTTGCAATTTATGCTTCTGTTTGAGCATAAGGCAACCGACCTTAGACTGAATAGACAGGGGAACCTGACCTGTTTCACACACTAtaactacatttacatgcacttgAGTGTGCTTGTTATTGTTGGTTATCCTGTTTGGCCATGTATACTCATAGGTGATCTTCAAATAGGATTTGTACAAAAGAATGTGTGACACAGGAAAGGTTGAAAAATAAGGTACTCTGTCTTTCATTATTTACCAGTAAAACTTTGCTTCCTTTTCAGTGAGGCCCAAACTGAATGTAAAGCCATCTGTCATGAAGCCAGCGCTGCAGGTGAAACCAGGCCAGAAGAGGAGGGGAACAGAGCGATCTGCTGTCGCTGCTGTTAAACCTCTGACCAGCGCCCCCACAGTGCTGGAAGAGTCACTGCAGGAGGCAgcatgcagagacagacaggtcggTTTGCATGTTGGACCACTGATGGTGATTTCATATTACCTGTGTCTGTGTAGCACATACCAAAACCTTTTCAAATGCATCTGAATTTAATTTGCTGTGGCATATTTcatatttgcttttatgttcATCCATCAGGTCTTCCCATCCTCCAGTACAGAGGCTCAGCTGAACTCAGCTGTTCCACACAGTCCCAGCACCCTGCTGGACTCAAGCTCCAGCCCACTGAGAGAGGAGCTCCAGACTGTCCCCGTCTTCAAGCAGAGTCTGAGCCAAGAAACCAAGCTGACTGTCAGTGTCACTGCTGCCAGAGAGGCCTGTACAGTCCCCCAAAGGTAAAggacaactgtgtgtgtctgtgtggtgtgtgtggtgtgtgtggtgtgtgtggtgtgtgtggtgtgtgtggtgtgtgtggtgtgtgtggtgtgtgtgtgtgtgtgtgttgtagaaaAATTCAGTTAACAGGGCACCACCAGAATGGTTAGAATGTTTGGTCAACTCGATAATGTGAAGTCAAATATTTTATCCCTCGCTAAGTAAGGACTTTGAAATTCTGATTAAGAGCATCCAGTCcaaacacttttatttaaatctcTGTCAAAATTATACAAGAACCTTTCCACACAACTTCACAAACAAGTTTTTTAATTTGTAGAAAAACCAAACCATCCCAGTGGAACTCGATGGAATGTgttatatttttaaacatggaaTATATGCATTGCGCCATTATCAGTTACTAAATAAATAACGTTACATTTCAGCCCAGTCCTTAAGAGTCCCACTCAGCCCAAGCTACGGAGATCGAGCATCGCTGCATCCCGCACTGCCACCACCTCCAGCGCCGCCGCCTCCACCTCCGCTGTGGACGACTTTGAGGAGCTGATCAGTGAGTTCACTGACGAACACCTGGAGGAAGATATGGACCCTGGCATCGGAGAGGACGACTTGCTGCAGGAGCTGTCAgagatgattgacagctgaggGCTCCATCCCACACAATTCACACCCCACCCCAACCTTTCACCCTACAACCTTGTCTTGTGACTCTATTTGCAAAAAGTGAAGACCATCACCCACTACAACCATGGAGTgttttaaaaagacttttttttttttctctttagaaGTTGAACTTATTTTCAGCTTTCGCTTGgtattttttctttacatttaaacatcttctctcctttttcatGTCCTGCCCACATGATCATCCCATAGCCCAGGAGTTCTTCTGCAGGGTTTAGATTTGTTTATTATGTCTGTTCATGATCATTATCTAACTTTTCAGGTcctgaaatgagaaaaagaaaaaaagctctgGTGCTGGTGACGTTgtgaagaagctgctcagtTCGTCCATGTTGCGAACGCTGAATGTGTCATTTTAGAGAGAAGTCATATCTGTATACTGTGTATGCAAAGGAAAGAGCAAGCTCAATATAGAAATAATGAATACTGCTGCACTTACAGTCACCTGCCCAACACTACTTGTATTTTTTCTATTCTGTGAGTGGACATGACTGCTGTTGCCCAGCTAGTTCACAGATTACAAATTTAAATGTATCAGTCTTAAACAATGACCCTATCAGGAACGCTCAGGGCTAAACCTGAGAGGAAGTTGCTTTAAAAGTTCATCAGTCCTGTTACTATTAGGATCACATTATCCATCAGGTAAATGTGGTTTATAGATTTTCCACTCAGATTCTGTGGAGTCTTCTGCCTGCGACTGTCCtctttttataatgttttactGAAATGTGAGTATTTTTTAACTGGTTCTTTTATTCAGTGGGCATACTTTGAAACTAGTCTGGCATAAGTGCTCTCGGTTCTTTGTTAACGGACACCTCAGGGACTGTTTCTGATGTTTATATGTTCTTTATATGATAAACACTGTATTTCAGTTCAACAATGCTGTCTTTAGTTGTCCTTTTCTCTGTTAAGTTAGCATTGGTTTATCAATGTGGTCCGAGAAAAGATCAACTTGTGTTTGGTCTTAATGTGTTTGCTCTGTCCTGTTTTCCctcaaactgtttaaaatgactTGTACAAATTattgtgtaaataaaaaatacttttaatgaCCAGCAAGATCAATAATTGACtggttattttaaaaaagaactTCAATACTTTGTACCAGGTTTGGGGACCAACATCAGCTGTCGATGCATAAAGGAAAGatccaacagcagcacaggacAGTACACTGTACACTATATATTATGAGGGAAACCTCAACTAAAGTAGTTTAGGTCTTAAACTAGATTTTCACTCCCTCTCTAAGACGGGGTTGTAAAACTGAATAATGAAGGATCCACTTTATGATACAAATCAAGGCAAGTTTCATTTATGTGAAAACCTTGGCACTTCTGATGGTGCTGCCCATGACTGGCACAAACTCCCTAAAAAGTTGGAAAACACTGGAAACCATATTAATGCACGTACTATTATATTTTTAGAGCTATTTTAAACGTGATATATAGCAGAGAGTATGTGCTAAAACATCACAGCAGTAGGTAGGATCCTGTAATGACTGTAAAGTGGATTTTAAACACCCGCTCTTTGAATGTGCAGTTCAGTCTCCTGTCCAGCAGGCAGCGCTACAGACCGCCACAGTCCTTCTGAAGTGAACGCTGACGTCACGAAAATGCCGGTGTGCTGTGCTTCTGGGTCCGGGTTAGTGGATGTAAACAGAAGGACGTTCCGCCTGTGGAGACAGCGGGAGGAAACATGACCAAACTGGAGCTGCTGAACGTGTTTCTGAACGACAGGCTGACGGCGGCCGCAGAGGAGATTTTCCGCGCCGTTAAAGACACGGTGGCGGAGTATCAGAGCGAAATCCTGCGGTCCAAAGAGGAGAACGAGCGGCTCAAACGGCTCCTCAATGTGGCCGTCCAGCGGCTCCTGCTGCAGCCCGGTGAGGACCAGCAGCGGCTCGCTCACGTTCGCTGTCTTACTGACGCCAAATCTCATTCATTATATGTCCGTTTTTAATGGGGCTTTGCTAAGGGGAAGAACTGCTTGTTGTGGCGACCACCCGGAAGCCCAGCCTGTGCCACACACTACGTAGATGTTATCTATTTGTATTTATCATTTACAGCCGCATTAAGGAGCCGAGCATGAAGTGTACACCAATAATACTGACAATAACAccaccagagggagagaggattTGTCCACAAAGTATTGAAATATTGTTTGAGAAACACTTTTCATGAAGCTCTGTAGATGATGACACATCCAATATAATGCTATTGTTGAATAAGTCTCAAAATAATGGGGTGTCATATATCAACGCTACAATAATGCTGTCATGCTTCTCCTGAGATTTATTCTGATCATATTGTCCTGGCTGCTTATACAGATTCATTTTCTAACACTTTGGTTCTGTAGCTGGAACATTTGGCTCATAGGatcaacacactgacacatcagACAGGCTTCCTAGAGCAGTTATTACTGAGCACCAGCAGCACATTGTGATGAGCACGCTGTCAAGAATAAATCAGgagacatgttttatttatgaaagGTCATGGGTAACGATGATGAATGACTGTATGATGGCATCCATGTTTATTTCCAACAAACTGTCTACAAACTTGTTGCAGAATAAGTAACTTATTGGGATCTCACCATATCAGCTGGTTCAGGGGTTAATGCAGGACCTGTTggggcggggtggggggggggttgctttCTGTAATATATGTTTCATCAACAAAAAATAGATGGGAATGACTGCAAAGTAAAGAAAGAGTTAGCTAATAGTAGAGCTCAAGTCTTGACAGACGGAGGCCAGAATCCAAAGCTCCAAAGGGAAGTTCCAGTGAGTGGCTGGGCAAACCGAACAGACTAGATAACTGAGATAACTCCAGACTCTATTAGAACATAGAGGAAGAAAATACTACGTTTAACAGTCCAACAGCTGAAGAGGCAATTCATCTTAGAGCTGAAACAGTTTCAGAAGTCTTTATAATTTCTCATCATCAAGGTTTTTGAATGTTAATTAGATGATACACGGAAAACTGAAATTAGAGCTGTGTTTCAATGGCATACTAAAAGACACAGCAATATATTCtatttctgcaaacacacccaGCTAAACTGTGGCTTTTGTAACCTTTCAGAGCCTCACTCTGTCCAGCCCCAAGAAGATGGACGGCCCTGTGAGTCTGAATGGAGAGTCAGTGCGGAGCTGCTGCCACAGATTAAAGAAGAACCAAACGTCAGAAACATTCAAACAGATTGTTCACAAGAAGCAAGAGACTCGGAGGAAGGAAACTGTAGTCATGTCGAGAGGCCACATTCTCCACCAGTCCAGACTGTGTGCAGCAGACAGAGTGTCTCCCCACCTCTGCTAACAGCCCAGGAGATTAAGgcagagagtgacagagaggacagcagcaaacagcagccagctAACAGCTTATCATCCTCCATGAATGTTTATTCCGGCTGCAGAGGGGCTCAAAGTGATTCTTGTGGCAGCGCTGCAAAGAGTCAAGGGACTCAGAAAGCAGACCAGCAGGTAAAAGGCTTGCTCCGCTCAAATGGGAAGCAGGGCGCACACATACTGCAGATCAAGAATGCGAGGACCCTGAAGCCGACTCCGCCTCGCTCCTCTCACCCGAGCCAGAGCATCCAGAGGTGGCACAGCTGTAAAGAGTGCGGAAAGGGCTTCAGCTTCGCCTGCCAGCTGGAGGTCCACATGCGCTGGCACACCAAGGAGAAGCCGTACAGCTGCGCCGTGTGCCGAAAGAGCTTCACCACGGTCAGCATGCTAAAGAGACACCACCGCATCCACACGGGGGAAAAGCCCTTCCGCTGCCATGTCTGTGGGAAATGCTTCAACCAGTCGGCGCACCTCAACACCCACTTCAGACTCCACACCAGGGAGAGAGCCAGCTGGCACCGCACTCCGAGCGAACAAAGACTCACGACAGGAAACTAACCTGCCCATCTGTAAACATTAAAACGCTTTACGTGGCCAGATTTCAGGGTGAAACAGTGTACAATAAtggtgtttgactgtgtgtcttGTCTGTTGTGCAATAAAGTGTGGTACATGGAGATTTCCCATCCACTGATTGTGTTGTTAAACACTCAAAAGGAAGGACATTTAGTGCAGCATTTGACATGATATCTTCATATTAAAGATGTGGTGACAGTAGTATAAGAGCCCAACAAGAGCAGAGGAAACAACATGAGCAGAGAGACCGCTAGAGCAGTTGGAGAGAATGGGaatgaaagcaaacacaccTGACATGTCAATTAGAACTTCCTACTGTAGGCAAAACTTGACTTttatcacagcagacattttgatttatcGTAGCAGGAGGAGCACAGGAGGGAGTCATAACAGTAATGATGGCCTTGTTGCCTTAAGGTGTCCCAGTAAGTAGTGagagtgagccagcatgcacattACCAGAGTTACAGCAAGtcaacatacactactcacaaaaagttagggatattcggctttcaggtgaaatttcaggatgaacctaaaatgcattctaacctttccaggtgaacttaatgtgaccttctctaaacctttgaatgcacatgtccaactgttcagtgtctcagtactttttgcacaagttgctgttctctaacaagaagcttaacggcaacattcacaacaggtttgatccatgaatccaccaatacatttcctgcttcagttagaattggtatttaaacagtcctcctcatcctgctgttcacattctgacatcatgagaccaagacgacacctaacagttgatcagcagcacctcaacactggaggcttcaaacaggaagtcctcagacggaggtgttcactgagcttagagggtcacagagtgtcatcagggggttggaacagtgatacagagactggaagagtcacagaaaggagaggagtggacgtcctttggccacgtggtatacctaccactgttgttagattttctttcaataaattgtttaagatgaataaaattaccagtgcatgctcctacttaaatgccctactttcatgatataatatcactgtagcattcactttttacattttccatatatttcacctgaaagtcgaatatccctaacttattgtgagtagtgtatctgCTGAGCTGCAACAAAAGTCTATAGTGGTTCTTTGTACAACCAAGCCAGAGGGGCTGCGATCAGGAGATCTAGTACTTCTAACCTGGAGAAATATAATAAAGATGAAACTATGGCCTGATATGTTCAGTTGTGTGTGAGGTTTTCGAACTGAGCTGAGctcaaaatacatttactgttCAGAATTtgagcaaacacaaaaatgtttgcTCTAAAAATGAAACTCACGTCACAAAACAGAAGCTTAAAGATATCATATTTTCGATGCTACGCCTGTTTTAACACGGAACAATACTCTTTTATCTGGTATGTCCattctctgtgtatttgtgcaaGAGGCTTCATCACAGctagttgtgatgtcacaaaatcacCTCGTGTGCACATGTGAGATTTAAGGTGAACGcagatgagggaggagggagatgaaCCTTCCATTGTAAAAACAGCCCTCTAACTGTTTAAACTACACACAGCTTCATTCAGCACAATGAAGCTCAAACTTCACAGTGAAGGAACAACAAGCAAATCACGTTTCTCAGTGGGACTAATGGGGCTTTAATAACAGACgttaaaaacactgatgtgtttcaTACCACGGCATTACTTCAAACTCTTGAAGCAGCTCCAGCAAACTCCAGCTGaggtattttcttttaataccTGTGTATTTACCAGGGAGAcgggggaaaaagagaaatgatggCTAAACGAGG
This region of Pempheris klunzingeri isolate RE-2024b chromosome 2, fPemKlu1.hap1, whole genome shotgun sequence genomic DNA includes:
- the zc3h11a gene encoding zinc finger CCCH domain-containing protein 11A isoform X2; this translates as MTNHGDDCYFFYYSTCTKGDSCPFRHCEAAMGNETVCNLWQEGRCFRTVCKFRHMEITKNRKEISCYWENQTAGCQKPHCAFFHEKPRYIDGMFVPADKIQSKTVEQPHEEPVPLPAAPLPTAANPQLRGVIKTEAQEPVPSPTHPPVVINPADDDEDEDDQFSEEGEDGKVGPSPRKLPKSDDSLNFGVSTLEEIRLRKALKASMKRAGYPIQNADTSANGEKENIQSFFRPALLEARDDPLDFEETGRPRVSVAERLGRKIPKTDVMSGEGVPLKRSLAARLGKVVDEEESLMPPQKVFKPMKERLGFSAGSVATTQPAETNNESKKDPEQIRIKTLEEIRQEKAAKSQSQSQNDGLSAPEVNITKTTKGVKRAVTVTDDSTSHIKTFSEILYAKKKKQQEEQNHSPKKAKHTEEKARGKSQGEPDKDGPGPEATSVEGVRVKTLEEIRREKAARIQAQQTLEVEEKKNSVTEENGAKKPRLLRIRKPQCNATTEKSTDEIVKPLETAAPVTGAPNSNNVEVKTFEEIMREKRLRKQELEEQAKSEAEAEPPQTQTAKGTLKRTVPAKVSVSSPGSSSPSSTTLAPDTTLATQKLPVRKQIPLKSKAASPRNSTTIPGKRGTVSVKQSSSPPQAETESRSQSPSNSREVPDKNTRNSTTQSADKQARATPEGPTAEVPTADKALKSPEHAIDTKVRPKLNVKPSVMKPALQVKPGQKRRGTERSAVAAVKPLTSAPTVLEESLQEAACRDRQVFPSSSTEAQLNSAVPHSPSTLLDSSSSPLREELQTVPVFKQSLSQETKLTVSVTAAREACTVPQSPVLKSPTQPKLRRSSIAASRTATTSSAAASTSAVDDFEELISEFTDEHLEEDMDPGIGEDDLLQELSEMIDS
- the zc3h11a gene encoding zinc finger CCCH domain-containing protein 11A isoform X1; amino-acid sequence: MTNHGDDCYFFYYSTCTKGDSCPFRHCEAAMGNETVCNLWQEGRCFRTVCKFRHMEITKNRKEISCYWENQTAGCQKPHCAFFHEKPRYIDGMFVPADKIQSKTVEQPHEEPVPLPAAPLPTAANPQLRGVIKTEAQEPVPSPTHPPVVINPADDDEDEDDQFSEEGEDGKVGPSPRKLPKSDDSLNFGVSTLEEIRLRKALKASMKRAGYPIQNADTSANGEKENIQSFFRPALLEARDDPLDFEETGRPRVSVAERLGRKIPKTDVMSGEGVPLKRSLAARLGKVVDEEESLMPPQKVFKPMKERLGFSAGSVATTQPAETNNESKKDPEQIRIKTLEEIRQEKAAKSQSQSQNDGLSAPEVNITKTTKGVKRAVTVTDDSTSHIKTFSEILYAKKKKQQEEQNHSPKKAKHTEEKARGKSQGEPDKDGPGPEATSVEGVRVKTLEEIRREKAARIQAQQTLEVEEKKNSVTEENGAKKPRLLRIRKPQSGNATTEKSTDEIVKPLETAAPVTGAPNSNNVEVKTFEEIMREKRLRKQELEEQAKSEAEAEPPQTQTAKGTLKRTVPAKVSVSSPGSSSPSSTTLAPDTTLATQKLPVRKQIPLKSKAASPRNSTTIPGKRGTVSVKQSSSPPQAETESRSQSPSNSREVPDKNTRNSTTQSADKQARATPEGPTAEVPTADKALKSPEHAIDTKVRPKLNVKPSVMKPALQVKPGQKRRGTERSAVAAVKPLTSAPTVLEESLQEAACRDRQVFPSSSTEAQLNSAVPHSPSTLLDSSSSPLREELQTVPVFKQSLSQETKLTVSVTAAREACTVPQSPVLKSPTQPKLRRSSIAASRTATTSSAAASTSAVDDFEELISEFTDEHLEEDMDPGIGEDDLLQELSEMIDS
- the LOC139218219 gene encoding zinc finger protein 235-like, which translates into the protein MTKLELLNVFLNDRLTAAAEEIFRAVKDTVAEYQSEILRSKEENERLKRLLNVAVQRLLLQPEPHSVQPQEDGRPCESEWRVSAELLPQIKEEPNVRNIQTDCSQEARDSEEGNCSHVERPHSPPVQTVCSRQSVSPPLLTAQEIKAESDREDSSKQQPANSLSSSMNVYSGCRGAQSDSCGSAAKSQGTQKADQQVKGLLRSNGKQGAHILQIKNARTLKPTPPRSSHPSQSIQRWHSCKECGKGFSFACQLEVHMRWHTKEKPYSCAVCRKSFTTVSMLKRHHRIHTGEKPFRCHVCGKCFNQSAHLNTHFRLHTRERASWHRTPSEQRLTTGN